One genomic window of Punica granatum isolate Tunisia-2019 chromosome 1, ASM765513v2, whole genome shotgun sequence includes the following:
- the LOC116212541 gene encoding probable glutathione S-transferase, with protein sequence MSEKEVVLLDFWPSPFGMRLRIALAEKGIDYEYKEEDLWNKSPLLLKSNPVHKKIPVLIHKGKPVCESLIALQYVEEVWPHKSPLLPSDPYARARARFWADYIDKKLYDLGRRTWATKGEEQEAAKKEFLDSLKLLEAELGDKPYFGGDKFGFVDAVLIPYYSWFYTYETCGNFSIEADCPKLIFWAKRCLEKESVKKSLPPQEKVYGFVLELKKRLGLL encoded by the exons ATGTCGGAGAAGGAGGTGGTACTGCTCGATTTCTGGCCCAGCCCTTTCGGGATGAGGCTGAGGATTGCCTTGGCCGAGAAGGGGATAGATTATGAATACAAGGAGGAGGACTTGTGGAACAAGAGCCCGCTCCTACTGAAGTCGAACCCCGTCCATAAGAAGATCCCCGTCCTCATCCATAAGGGTAAGCCGGTGTGCGAGTCGCTCATCGCGCTCCAGTACGTGGAAGAGGTATGGCCCCATAAGTCTCCTCTGCTGCCGTCTGATCCTTACGCGAGAGCCCGAGCTCGGTTCTGGGCAGACTATATCGACAAGAAG TTATATGATCTCGGTCGAAGAACGTGGGCgactaaaggggaagagcagGAGGCAGCCAAGAAGGAGTTCCTTGATAGCCTCAAACTGTTGGAAGCGGAGCTCGGGGACAAGCCCTACTTCGGGGGTGACAAGTTCGGGTTCGTTGATGCGGTTCTCATCCCGTACTACAGCTGGTTTTACACCTATGAGACCTGCGGCAACTTCAGCATAGAGGCGGATTGCCCCAAGCTCATTTTCTGGGCCAAGAGGTGCTTGGAGAAGGAGAGCGTCAAGAAGTCCCTCCCTCCCCAGGAGAAGGTCTACGGGTTCGTCTTGGAACTCAAGAAAAGACTGGGGCTTCTGTAA